TGCGGATGTTGCACTTTTGAATTTGGGTGAGTTCCCCGCGGGAGCGCGGCGCCCGCGGCGACATATCGAAATGTAACATAAAATACATACCTATTATAGTACAATTTACAAAGCATCCAATCAGACGAAAAAGCTGATAATAAGTGCGAAGTTATTTCAGGACAAGACATGACAAGGTGGTTAATATGTATATTGAGCGGTATTATTTCAAACAGGGTAAATACTCCACATCAGCTTAGAATAAAAAGGGTGGATCAATCGAATTGATCCACTACCAAATTATAAAAGCAATAGTGGAGATATTTGGATAATAGTATCTCCTTATTTCAGTTAAAAATTCACCTGATATAACCCAAGGATTTCAAGAAATTGTCCGTTGCTGTTATGGTTTCTTTATAGAATCGCCCTTCGTATTTATTTTTATTGAAGAATCCATGACCAGCTCCATCATACAAGAATAAATCACAACGACGATTCACTGCTTGCATACAGTTTTTGTAATTTTGGGCAACTGAGACCGGTATTAAATGGTCTTCTTTTCCCAGAAAGACAATTGTTGGCGGGGCTTGATCGGTAATATTATGTGCTGGTGAAATCTCTTTCCACCGCTGCCCCATTCGTTCATGACAAAAGCCCGATGGTCCATTGTCAAACACTGGGTTGAATAACACCAAAGCATCTGCCCTGGATGAAATAGCTGTCGATTCATTAGGGTTATCCAAAGTTGGGCACACCCCAGTTGCTGCTGCAATATGCCCACCGGCAGACCCTCCTGAAGCGACAATTTTACTGGGGTCAATATTCAAAATTTCCGCATACTTCCTTAAATATCTCACGGCAGATTTAGCATCCTCTACCGATTCATAAGGTGTAGTTTTGTGCCTGGATTTTACTCTATAATCAGCCAATACGGTAATCATTCCTCTCGCAGCAAAATATTCTGCCTGGGGTCTAAATTGTTCAATAGTACCACCATTCCATCCTCCTCCAAAGAAAAATACCATACAAGGATATCGTTTCCTCTTTTTGAATTTGTCCGGGTAAATTAAGGTCATATCCAGCTTCACATCATCCATGTTTTTATAGGTTAATGAAAATGGCTTTTCATGATTGATATCTTGCTGTTTTGGTTGTGCTTCTGCCACTGACATGGTGATGAGCAGCAGGAAAATAAGTTTGAAAAAATGAGTCATTATTAGTGCATTTATAAATTTCTGTATGTCCTACAACGCGCCGATCAGTTACTTACCCATTGTAGCTTCTCGATTCCACACATGACTATTTTCCAGCAAAGCTTGATATTCCTCCTTCATTTGTGCTTTCAAGGCTTTGAATTGCTCGGGAAATTTGGTTGCAACATTAACTGACTCGCTCATATCATTTCGGATATCATATAATTCAAAATCCATCAGTTCGGCATTTTTTACATGTTCTATATTGCCATCGTAAAGGTTGTGTAACCTCTCCAAAGGTTGACCATCCACTTTAAGTGTGGCCAAGAGCTTCCATTTTTCTGTGCGCATGGCCACTCGCTGCTGATTGATGGCATCATAAAAAGCCCAAATTAGTGGTTTCTGTCGTTCTTTTTTGCCGGTGGCCAATAGCTGAGCGAAGGACTCTCCATCCAAACCATTATCTGGCAAAGGGGCACCGGTCAATGCTGCAAAGGTTGGCATCAAGTCCAAAGAAGAAACCACTGCGTCTGACTGGCCAGTATACGTTTTTTTTCCCATCCAGTGAATAATGCCTGGCACTCTGAAACCTGCTTCATTGGTCCACAATTTCATACCTTTTAATTCTCCCGCTGACCCATAAGAATGTATAGCTTTGGGGTGTCTCATCAATGTTTCAGGACCATTATCGGAGCTGAAAAAAATAAGGGTATTATTCAACTCTTTAGATTCTAAATATTGATACAACTGCCCCACGGCTCGATCCATATTTTCGACATTGGCAAAGTATTCTGCTTGGTCCACATTTTCAGCCATTGGAAGGTATTTTTCCACCAGTTTTTTGGGGGAAGCAATAGGCTCATGTGGTTCGTGAAAAGTAACCTGCAAATAGAAGGGCTGGTTTTCTGGCTGATTTTCAAGCCAATCGATCGCCTCTTTGACTACAATTTGAGCACTGAATCCCTCCAATTCACCAACAGGCTCCCCATTACGGACAAAATTCTTGGGATTAGCATGGCTTGGCGCGGCATTATTATGGGTAGCGAACCAGTGATCAAAGCCAAAATGATTTGGTTTAGGCTGCTCATTGCTATTGAACCTCGAACTGCAGTGCCATTTACCTGACAGGCATGTTGCGTACCCCACTTGCTTCAACATTGCAGGAATGGTTTGTTCATGTTGTTGCAAGTGAACCAAATCGCGACAATCTTCACTCCTTTTGGGTGAAGGGATAAAATCATAGAGCCCCGCACGATTAGGGCTACGTCCTGTCAGGAGCCCTGCTCGGGATGGGGAGCAAACAGGGGCAGCAGAATAACAGTCGGATAAAATGATTCCCTGTTTTGCTATTTTGTCCAAATTCGGACTATCAATGATCGGGTGCCCAAAGACCCCCAAATCGCCATACCCAAGGTCATCACATAGTAAGACCACAATATTGGGCTTATCGGCCTGTTTGCTCCCTTTTTCAGCTTCCGGTAGCGTAACCAAGAAATTTAAAACGATCAATAATATTTTCATCTGTGAGTTGGTTTATGGTGTTGAATGCTCTTCATTTATATTATTTCGGTGGCTTGTATTCTATTCTCGGCCGCATACTGGGAGGGTAACTGATTAAATTCCGTCTTGAAGCATTTGGAAAAATACTTTGGGTTGGAGAAGCCGACCATATAGGCAATCTCGGAAATGGTCAGTTGCGTTGTTTCCAAAAGTTGAGCCGCTCTTTTCAGGCGCACCCTCCTGATAAAATCCGAAGGAGAACGATTGGTCAAGGCCCTGATTTTGCGGTATAAATGCCCCCTGCTTATATCAAGATCCGCACTTAATGTTTCCACTGTCAATTCAGGTTGATCCATATGATCTTCAATGTATTTGAGGACTTTATGTATTAACTTTTCATCGTTGGTGGTAATCTCAATATCAGAGAGCTCCACCCCAATTTTTTTACTGAAGGCCTGTTGCAGGCTTTGGCGACTTTCAAATAGCCCACAGATCATCGAGTGTAGAACATCAAATTTAAATGGCTTTGACAAGTATTGATCAGCACCGGAGGCAAACCCTTTCACCTGCCCTTCAGCGGTATTTTGGGCGGTCAGCAAAATAATAGGAATGGGTGCCGTTATGGGGTCTTTTTTTAGTTGT
This sequence is a window from Persicobacter psychrovividus. Protein-coding genes within it:
- a CDS encoding alpha/beta hydrolase; amino-acid sequence: MTHFFKLIFLLLITMSVAEAQPKQQDINHEKPFSLTYKNMDDVKLDMTLIYPDKFKKRKRYPCMVFFFGGGWNGGTIEQFRPQAEYFAARGMITVLADYRVKSRHKTTPYESVEDAKSAVRYLRKYAEILNIDPSKIVASGGSAGGHIAAATGVCPTLDNPNESTAISSRADALVLFNPVFDNGPSGFCHERMGQRWKEISPAHNITDQAPPTIVFLGKEDHLIPVSVAQNYKNCMQAVNRRCDLFLYDGAGHGFFNKNKYEGRFYKETITATDNFLKSLGYIR
- a CDS encoding sulfatase family protein, with product MKILLIVLNFLVTLPEAEKGSKQADKPNIVVLLCDDLGYGDLGVFGHPIIDSPNLDKIAKQGIILSDCYSAAPVCSPSRAGLLTGRSPNRAGLYDFIPSPKRSEDCRDLVHLQQHEQTIPAMLKQVGYATCLSGKWHCSSRFNSNEQPKPNHFGFDHWFATHNNAAPSHANPKNFVRNGEPVGELEGFSAQIVVKEAIDWLENQPENQPFYLQVTFHEPHEPIASPKKLVEKYLPMAENVDQAEYFANVENMDRAVGQLYQYLESKELNNTLIFFSSDNGPETLMRHPKAIHSYGSAGELKGMKLWTNEAGFRVPGIIHWMGKKTYTGQSDAVVSSLDLMPTFAALTGAPLPDNGLDGESFAQLLATGKKERQKPLIWAFYDAINQQRVAMRTEKWKLLATLKVDGQPLERLHNLYDGNIEHVKNAELMDFELYDIRNDMSESVNVATKFPEQFKALKAQMKEEYQALLENSHVWNREATMGK